A single window of Butyricicoccus intestinisimiae DNA harbors:
- a CDS encoding uridine kinase family protein: MFHVKINEINERCRRDPAAFIEESERSYTNVIESIADCICENRYDRTILLLNGPSSSGKTTTSHRIRDAIERRGICSYAISMDDYYLSRGSYIVPKDEEGHDDLESPLCMDLPMLSEHLAALVRGETIEVPTYDFMRHIRTDEVKEVRLEKGEIAVIEGIHALNDVLMEKVRESSIAVYMAVGTQLVLANDWRLAPHVLRFVRRAIRDKNFRDAPIPETIHMWRSVRRGERLYIRPYIPSADFIVNTYLPYEGCVLMNQLKLDAAPYHQEMIEAGLKDLVRALDQFEEISDFSLIPDNSIMHEFIG, from the coding sequence ATGTTTCACGTCAAGATAAACGAAATTAACGAGCGCTGTCGGCGCGATCCGGCTGCATTTATCGAGGAATCCGAACGCAGTTATACCAATGTCATCGAGAGCATTGCGGACTGCATTTGTGAAAATCGGTATGACCGTACGATTTTGCTGCTGAACGGCCCGTCTTCCAGCGGCAAAACCACAACCTCCCACCGCATTCGGGACGCCATTGAACGTCGGGGCATCTGTTCGTATGCCATCTCGATGGATGATTACTACTTGAGCCGAGGCAGCTACATTGTCCCGAAGGACGAAGAAGGACACGATGATTTGGAATCTCCGCTGTGTATGGATCTGCCCATGCTGAGTGAGCATCTGGCGGCGCTGGTGCGCGGCGAGACGATTGAAGTGCCGACCTATGATTTTATGCGTCATATACGGACGGACGAGGTCAAGGAAGTGCGGTTGGAAAAGGGCGAAATTGCCGTGATAGAGGGCATTCACGCGCTCAATGATGTGCTGATGGAAAAGGTGCGCGAATCCTCTATTGCCGTCTATATGGCGGTGGGAACGCAGCTGGTGCTCGCAAACGACTGGCGTTTGGCGCCGCATGTGCTGCGGTTTGTGCGTCGAGCGATTCGAGATAAAAACTTCCGCGATGCGCCGATACCGGAGACCATTCACATGTGGCGGTCTGTGCGGCGCGGAGAGCGGCTGTATATTCGGCCGTATATTCCGTCTGCGGATTTTATCGTCAACACCTATCTGCCTTATGAGGGCTGCGTTTTGATGAACCAGCTCAAGCTGGACGCAGCACCGTATCATCAGGAGATGATAGAAGCAGGATTGAAAGACTTGGTACGGGCGCTGGATCAGTTTGAAGAAATTTCTGATTTCAGCCTGATTCCGGACAATTCTATCATGCATGAGTTTATCGGATAA
- the hemZ gene encoding coproporphyrinogen dehydrogenase HemZ has protein sequence MIYTMQGLENDHPIREMLFNLLPTEIPERADIAPEGADALGVVVEQAGAENRIRVCCVRGGKQICAEKRAPISDDAEQTKRVRTHALKSAIFEAVVPFLDTAPEWGSLTGVRPAKFARSFMEQGYTPAQVAKLMTETYHVSAARRALAIRSAGVAMDLKEKIRDNDISIYIGIPFCPSRCSYCSFVSHSIEKAGKLMEAYLDTLCGEIAHTGEILKQAGLRIVTIYIGGGTPTTLSAEQMDRLLRTVHQAFDLHALEEFTVEAGRPDTITREKLTVLKKYGVDRISINPQSMNDAVLEGIGRHHSAQDVLDRYQTAREVGFSAINMDTIAGLDGDTPESFARTIDMLLELNPENITVHTLAAKRGADQHDRAHNAQKQDDVRQMLEIASQKLTAAGYVPYYLYRQKFMAGGFENVGWCKIGYECKYNVYMMEELQTIVSLGAGGVTKLLGSDGRKIRRISNPKYPYEYNVSLQRINAGKQEILNWAQSSTALPD, from the coding sequence ATGATTTATACCATGCAGGGTCTGGAAAACGACCATCCGATTCGAGAAATGCTGTTCAACCTGCTGCCGACGGAAATTCCGGAGCGCGCGGACATTGCACCGGAGGGTGCAGACGCACTGGGCGTTGTTGTAGAGCAGGCGGGTGCGGAAAACCGCATTCGCGTGTGCTGCGTGCGCGGCGGGAAACAGATATGCGCGGAAAAACGTGCACCGATTTCAGACGATGCCGAGCAGACCAAGCGCGTCCGCACTCATGCACTCAAGAGCGCAATTTTTGAGGCGGTCGTGCCGTTTTTGGATACAGCACCGGAGTGGGGCTCACTGACCGGTGTGCGTCCGGCGAAATTTGCCCGCAGTTTTATGGAGCAGGGCTATACGCCGGCACAGGTAGCGAAGCTTATGACCGAGACATATCATGTCTCGGCGGCACGGCGCGCGCTGGCGATTCGCTCGGCAGGCGTTGCCATGGATTTGAAGGAAAAAATCCGTGACAACGATATTTCGATTTATATCGGCATTCCGTTTTGCCCGTCCCGATGCAGCTATTGTTCGTTTGTCAGTCATTCCATTGAAAAGGCCGGCAAGCTGATGGAAGCATATTTGGATACCCTGTGCGGAGAAATTGCGCACACGGGTGAGATTCTCAAACAGGCGGGCCTGCGCATTGTCACGATTTATATTGGCGGCGGCACGCCGACTACGCTGTCGGCGGAACAGATGGATCGCCTGCTGCGCACTGTGCATCAGGCGTTCGATCTGCACGCACTGGAAGAATTTACCGTAGAGGCGGGGCGGCCGGATACTATTACGCGCGAAAAACTGACCGTGCTCAAAAAGTACGGCGTGGATCGCATTTCCATCAACCCGCAGTCCATGAATGATGCCGTGCTCGAAGGCATCGGACGCCATCACAGCGCACAGGATGTGCTGGATCGGTATCAAACAGCGCGGGAAGTTGGGTTCTCCGCCATCAATATGGACACCATTGCGGGCTTGGACGGAGACACGCCGGAAAGCTTTGCTCGCACGATAGATATGCTGCTGGAGCTGAATCCGGAAAACATCACCGTGCACACCTTGGCGGCAAAGCGCGGCGCGGATCAGCATGACCGCGCGCACAATGCGCAAAAGCAGGATGACGTGCGGCAGATGCTGGAAATTGCGTCTCAAAAGCTGACCGCAGCGGGATATGTGCCATACTATTTGTATCGGCAGAAGTTCATGGCGGGCGGTTTTGAAAATGTCGGCTGGTGCAAAATTGGATACGAATGCAAGTACAACGTCTACATGATGGAAGAACTGCAGACGATTGTTTCGCTCGGCGCAGGCGGTGTGACCAAGCTGCTGGGTAGCGATGGCAGAAAAATCCGCCGCATCAGCAATCCGAAATACCCGTATGAATATAATGTTTCATTACAGCGAATCAATGCCGGTAAGCAGGAAATTTTGAATTGGGCACAATCCAGCACTGCTTTGCCCGACTGA
- a CDS encoding MBL fold metallo-hydrolase, which translates to MQIKQFVVGDVATNCYLVWDEKSHEGAIVDPGDCAEQLIQTIQEDHVQLKYILLTHAHFDHILAVGAIQRATGAQVVVSKKDEYLLDANAALSPFGAYGRQLMRRFDFPGADIWAEEGTSVTFGGMTATYYSTPGHTPGSCVIRLDDAVLFTGDTLFRENCGRTDLPGGNWNDMLRSLKKLHDMPGDYRVLPGHEGLSTLEHERQHNPYMAEAVNQ; encoded by the coding sequence ATGCAAATCAAGCAATTTGTGGTGGGCGATGTCGCCACCAACTGTTATCTTGTCTGGGATGAGAAATCGCACGAGGGCGCCATTGTCGATCCGGGCGACTGTGCCGAGCAGCTCATACAGACCATACAGGAAGATCATGTGCAATTAAAATATATCCTGCTGACGCATGCGCACTTTGACCACATTCTTGCGGTCGGTGCGATTCAGCGTGCCACCGGCGCACAAGTCGTTGTGAGCAAGAAGGATGAATATTTGCTGGATGCCAATGCGGCGCTCTCGCCGTTTGGTGCGTATGGCAGACAGCTTATGCGCCGCTTTGACTTCCCGGGCGCAGATATTTGGGCGGAAGAAGGCACCAGCGTGACATTCGGCGGCATGACGGCGACATATTACAGCACGCCGGGACATACGCCGGGTTCGTGTGTCATTCGTTTGGATGACGCTGTGCTGTTCACCGGAGATACCCTGTTCCGCGAAAACTGCGGCAGAACCGATCTGCCGGGCGGAAACTGGAATGACATGCTGCGTTCGCTCAAGAAACTACACGACATGCCGGGCGACTACCGTGTTTTGCCGGGGCATGAAGGACTGTCTACATTGGAGCATGAGCGCCAGCACAACCCGTATATGGCAGAGGCAGTGAATCAATGA